In a genomic window of Allomeiothermus silvanus DSM 9946:
- a CDS encoding AzlD domain-containing protein produces the protein MAELIIWSTIVISGLVTFGLRYSFIGFAHRMQTPTWFRPALRFVPAAVLTALVCKALVFYGDRYQLSLTNERLLAGLVAAGVAYRTKNVLWTTVVGMLVLWGLQAVLPK, from the coding sequence ATGGCTGAACTGATAATCTGGAGCACTATTGTTATCTCCGGCCTGGTGACTTTTGGTCTGCGTTACTCGTTCATTGGCTTTGCCCACCGGATGCAAACTCCTACCTGGTTTCGCCCAGCCCTGCGCTTTGTGCCAGCGGCGGTACTGACGGCGTTGGTGTGCAAAGCGCTGGTATTTTACGGGGACCGCTACCAGCTCAGCCTGACCAACGAGCGCCTGCTGGCGGGGTTGGTCGCGGCGGGGGTCGCTTACCGCACCAAGAATGTCCTCTGGACGACGGTGGTGGGGATGCTGGTGTTGTGGGGATTGCAGGCAGTCCTGCCTAAGTAG
- a CDS encoding HNH endonuclease, whose translation MNLDLPRVLVLNAGYEALGLASVKRAVILVMNGTADVVEESGDYLRTPSRPYPVPSVIRLKRLVRRPPGRLALNRRNVLRRDAYTCQYCGRRGGDLTVDHVLPKSRGGRSSWENLVTACRPCNLKKKNRTPEEAGMRLIKRPVPPRHSILLVADLPHLPEAWRTYLPDIERI comes from the coding sequence ATGAACCTCGATCTACCCCGGGTGCTGGTGCTCAACGCAGGCTATGAAGCTTTGGGCCTGGCCAGTGTCAAGCGAGCGGTGATCCTGGTGATGAACGGCACCGCTGACGTGGTGGAAGAGTCCGGCGACTACCTGCGCACCCCTAGCAGGCCTTACCCAGTACCCAGCGTGATCCGCCTTAAGCGTTTAGTCCGCCGCCCGCCTGGGCGGCTCGCGCTTAACCGGCGCAACGTGCTCCGGCGCGACGCCTACACCTGCCAGTACTGCGGTCGGCGGGGCGGTGACCTCACGGTGGACCACGTACTGCCCAAGAGCCGGGGGGGGCGCAGCAGTTGGGAGAACCTGGTGACAGCCTGCCGCCCCTGCAACCTCAAGAAGAAAAACCGCACCCCCGAGGAGGCCGGGATGCGCCTCATAAAACGCCCGGTCCCCCCTCGGCATTCGATTTTGCTGGTCGCCGACTTACCCCACCTGCCCGAGGCCTGGCGTACCTACCTGCCGGATATCGAACGCATCTGA
- a CDS encoding murein hydrolase activator EnvC family protein encodes MRRKTLDTHRWKASGSWRVAPGRNAPTSRPKAIGPLSALGVLRWALGLLLLCSLPVFSQNLNQLQQQLREAERLQNVQQQRIQSLNRELAQLDAATQARLFELRSLEGEISRLERERAELSRQIKLLQSQVSETEAKIQALETELTGLKGRLAALINSLHREQASRYLPLLRAESFTDLAVRVRWIDALGARQTDLIDRIQVTVASLQDERTRLTLLVKDLNEKQAEREKRIQAMAARRQTLQGVLADLRQQQTGRRVLLRETLVSQQQLRQELSRISTAIAAEERRLAEIRRQQEEERRRQEEARRKQQAQPRAEQNPSTNAGPVVDLSSIPRELVGSLLFPVPSGRISAPYGQDGNDFQEISGPSAGSPVQAAADGVVIPPILYVANIGYTVTIQHSQNLITLYTNLQSLQVEEGQRVRRGQLLGYTGGGALIAPEQVWFRVGIINGGNIRYVDPSAFY; translated from the coding sequence ATGAGGCGCAAAACCCTAGACACCCACCGCTGGAAGGCAAGTGGCTCGTGGCGGGTGGCTCCTGGGAGGAATGCTCCCACCTCTCGCCCCAAGGCCATAGGCCCTCTTTCTGCGCTCGGCGTGCTGCGCTGGGCGCTGGGCTTATTGCTTCTTTGCTCGCTTCCCGTTTTCTCCCAAAACCTCAACCAGTTGCAACAGCAGTTGCGCGAGGCCGAGCGGCTACAAAATGTGCAGCAACAGCGCATCCAGAGTCTCAACCGCGAGCTAGCGCAACTCGATGCCGCCACCCAGGCTCGTCTTTTTGAACTGCGGTCGCTCGAGGGCGAGATCTCCCGGCTCGAGCGTGAGCGGGCCGAGCTTTCCCGCCAGATCAAGCTCCTGCAAAGCCAGGTCAGCGAAACCGAAGCCAAGATCCAGGCCCTCGAGACCGAGCTGACCGGGCTAAAAGGACGCCTGGCAGCGCTCATCAACAGCCTGCACCGTGAGCAGGCCAGCCGTTACCTGCCCCTGTTGCGGGCCGAGTCCTTCACCGACCTGGCCGTGCGGGTGCGCTGGATCGATGCCCTGGGGGCACGCCAGACCGATCTGATTGACCGCATCCAAGTAACCGTGGCCTCATTGCAAGATGAGCGCACCCGGCTCACTCTGCTGGTCAAGGACCTCAACGAGAAACAGGCCGAGCGGGAGAAGCGCATCCAGGCGATGGCGGCCCGCCGTCAGACCCTCCAGGGGGTGCTGGCGGATCTACGACAGCAGCAGACAGGCCGCCGGGTTCTTTTGCGCGAAACGCTGGTCTCGCAGCAACAACTGCGCCAGGAGCTAAGCCGCATCAGCACCGCTATCGCAGCCGAAGAGCGCCGCCTAGCCGAGATCCGCCGCCAGCAGGAGGAGGAGCGCCGCCGCCAGGAAGAGGCCCGCCGTAAGCAGCAAGCCCAACCACGGGCCGAGCAGAACCCCTCTACCAACGCCGGGCCGGTAGTGGATCTCTCGAGCATTCCCCGGGAACTGGTGGGGAGCTTACTCTTCCCCGTACCGAGCGGGCGGATCTCCGCTCCTTATGGGCAAGATGGCAACGACTTCCAGGAGATCTCCGGTCCTTCCGCCGGAAGCCCCGTTCAAGCGGCTGCTGATGGGGTGGTGATCCCTCCCATCCTCTACGTAGCCAACATCGGCTACACCGTCACCATCCAGCACAGCCAGAATCTCATCACCCTCTACACCAACCTGCAAAGCCTCCAGGTCGAGGAGGGCCAGCGGGTGCGTCGCGGGCAGTTGTTGGGCTATACCGGCGGGGGGGCGCTCATCGCCCCCGAACAGGTGTGGTTCAGGGTGGGCATCATCAACGGGGGGAACATTCGCTACGTGGATCCCTCGGCGTTCTACTGA
- a CDS encoding S41 family peptidase, which yields MKKRAWIIIGGAVVAALVYAQLNRGGAESFSRNPNGQALIETYSLLQDQYLKPLDQTQLNKVLEGGIRGMLNALGDEFTSYSPPARAAQRQEDLRGEFFGIGATLAPAQQGGTGAQIQGLIRGLPAFNAGLRVGDQIVEVNGEDVTKLDLEEIVSKIRGPRGTKVTIGVKREGNNAVLRFELIRELVKIIEVNKALLPDNIGYIELRSFANINVSSQLNAAISDLRKQGMQKLIFDLRDNGGGLLDQGCSVAKAFIKEGPIVYTKTRSETRLYCEANGQVQWSGPMVVLVNGNSASASEIVAGALQDTGRAKIVGEKTFGKGVGQNVIDLANGGDLTLVTFQWLTPKKRAITRDQGIQPDVVVRDNRFPVPVSFEGTGAKPGATVTLTIDGKTYTAKADETGKYAFSQPLPARPANDNSGNAMVDPQNDAILARALQELK from the coding sequence ATGAAAAAAAGAGCTTGGATCATTATCGGCGGGGCCGTAGTGGCGGCCCTGGTATACGCCCAACTCAACCGCGGAGGGGCCGAAAGCTTCTCCCGCAACCCCAACGGTCAGGCCCTGATCGAAACCTACTCGCTCCTCCAAGACCAGTACCTGAAACCCCTGGACCAAACCCAGCTCAACAAGGTGCTCGAGGGGGGGATCCGGGGGATGCTGAATGCCCTGGGCGACGAGTTCACCAGCTACTCGCCCCCCGCCAGGGCTGCGCAGCGGCAAGAAGACCTACGCGGGGAATTCTTCGGCATTGGGGCCACTTTGGCTCCAGCTCAGCAAGGGGGCACCGGGGCCCAAATCCAAGGCCTCATCCGGGGCTTGCCCGCCTTCAACGCTGGCCTGCGGGTAGGCGACCAGATCGTGGAGGTCAACGGCGAGGACGTGACCAAGCTGGACCTCGAGGAAATAGTCTCCAAGATCCGCGGTCCGCGAGGGACCAAGGTCACCATAGGGGTCAAGCGCGAGGGCAACAACGCGGTTTTGCGTTTTGAACTCATTCGCGAGCTGGTGAAGATCATCGAGGTGAACAAGGCGTTGCTTCCGGACAACATCGGCTACATCGAGCTGCGCTCGTTCGCCAATATCAATGTATCTTCCCAGCTCAACGCGGCCATCAGCGACCTGCGCAAACAGGGAATGCAAAAGCTTATCTTCGACCTGCGTGACAACGGCGGGGGTCTTTTGGATCAGGGCTGCTCCGTGGCCAAGGCCTTCATAAAGGAAGGACCTATCGTCTACACCAAGACCCGCAGCGAGACCCGCTTGTACTGCGAAGCCAACGGGCAGGTGCAGTGGAGTGGACCGATGGTGGTACTGGTCAACGGGAACTCGGCCTCGGCCTCGGAGATCGTGGCGGGGGCTCTGCAGGACACCGGTCGGGCCAAGATCGTGGGGGAGAAGACCTTCGGTAAAGGGGTAGGTCAGAACGTGATTGACCTGGCCAACGGCGGCGACCTGACCCTGGTGACCTTCCAGTGGCTCACTCCCAAGAAGCGGGCCATCACCCGCGATCAGGGCATCCAGCCCGATGTGGTGGTGCGGGATAACCGCTTCCCGGTACCGGTCTCGTTCGAGGGCACCGGCGCCAAGCCAGGGGCTACGGTAACGCTCACCATAGACGGGAAAACCTATACCGCCAAGGCTGATGAAACCGGCAAGTATGCCTTCAGCCAGCCACTACCGGCCCGCCCAGCCAACGATAACTCCGGCAACGCAATGGTGGATCCGCAAAACGACGCCATCCTGGCTCGAGCCCTGCAAGAGCTTAAGTAA
- the hpf gene encoding ribosome hibernation-promoting factor, HPF/YfiA family has product MNIYKLVGRNVEITEALKNYLDKKLARLDRLAEGMGIMDARVVLSMAQSPRIGDRAKAEIQVNLPKGLVRVEESDADMYAAIDRMVDRLEVQLKRYKERHFQEYRNHVPVMAGIPTPPESETEEGPQIVRTKRFAMKPMSPEDAAFEMEALGHDFFVFRNAETEDINVIYRRRDGNYGLIEPIS; this is encoded by the coding sequence ATGAACATCTACAAATTGGTGGGACGCAACGTCGAAATTACCGAGGCCCTCAAGAACTATCTCGATAAGAAGCTGGCCCGATTGGACCGCCTGGCCGAGGGCATGGGGATCATGGATGCTCGGGTAGTCTTGTCCATGGCCCAGAGCCCCCGCATCGGTGACCGGGCCAAGGCCGAGATCCAGGTCAACCTGCCCAAGGGGCTGGTCCGGGTGGAGGAGTCCGACGCCGACATGTATGCCGCTATTGACCGCATGGTGGACCGGCTCGAGGTACAGCTCAAACGCTACAAGGAGCGGCACTTTCAGGAGTACCGCAACCATGTTCCGGTTATGGCCGGAATACCTACCCCGCCCGAGTCGGAAACCGAAGAGGGCCCCCAGATCGTGCGCACTAAGCGCTTCGCCATGAAGCCCATGTCCCCCGAGGACGCTGCTTTCGAGATGGAAGCGTTAGGCCACGACTTCTTCGTGTTTCGCAATGCCGAGACCGAGGACATCAACGTCATCTATCGCCGCCGCGACGGCAACTACGGCTTGATCGAGCCCATCTCCTGA
- a CDS encoding cell division protein FtsX, whose translation MYAFLQALRALRQHTTSSLATFTTSLVSFTLLFLLGLVLWNLDRVVSSLERDVEIAAALKPTANAEAILTQIQSWSEVAEARLETKEQALAALQLSYPYLSQANELIENPLPDTLRLKLVNPQNVKQVAGRLEKLEGIAWVEYGGAITEQLVRVLGGLRIAANVLIALLMADTLFSVMGTIRLSIQSRREELRVMLLVGATRRFAQAPFVWEGLLLTLLAAVVALGLGMFAYSFISDALQKLLPFLPVLSTQDLLKAGAALALLALVLGAGGAFLATRSHLRETAL comes from the coding sequence GTGTACGCTTTTCTCCAGGCTTTGCGGGCGCTGCGACAACACACCACCAGCAGCCTCGCCACCTTTACCACTTCCCTAGTTTCGTTTACCCTGCTTTTCCTGCTCGGCCTGGTGCTATGGAACTTGGACCGGGTAGTAAGTTCGCTCGAGCGCGACGTCGAGATCGCGGCCGCGCTCAAACCCACCGCCAACGCCGAGGCCATCCTGACCCAGATCCAAAGCTGGAGCGAGGTCGCCGAGGCTCGGCTGGAGACCAAGGAGCAGGCCCTAGCAGCGCTCCAGCTTTCCTACCCTTATCTCTCCCAGGCCAACGAACTCATCGAAAATCCTCTGCCTGACACGCTGCGGCTCAAACTCGTAAACCCCCAAAATGTAAAGCAGGTAGCGGGCCGATTGGAAAAGCTCGAGGGGATCGCCTGGGTGGAGTACGGGGGAGCCATCACCGAGCAACTAGTGCGGGTGCTGGGAGGCTTGCGCATCGCGGCCAATGTATTGATCGCGCTACTGATGGCGGACACCCTTTTTAGCGTGATGGGCACTATTCGCCTCTCGATCCAAAGCCGCCGCGAAGAGCTGCGGGTGATGTTGCTGGTAGGGGCTACGCGGCGCTTCGCCCAAGCTCCTTTTGTGTGGGAAGGGCTGCTATTGACCCTACTAGCTGCGGTGGTGGCGTTGGGCTTGGGAATGTTTGCCTACAGCTTTATCTCCGACGCCCTGCAAAAGCTTCTGCCCTTCCTACCGGTGTTGAGCACACAAGACCTACTGAAAGCCGGTGCCGCGCTGGCCCTGCTGGCCTTGGTGCTGGGCGCAGGTGGGGCCTTCTTAGCCACCCGCAGCCATCTGCGGGAGACCGCGTTATGA
- the ftsE gene encoding cell division ATP-binding protein FtsE produces MIHFHRVTLEYPRTKTKALYEINLEIKKGEFVFLVGHSGAGKSSLLALILKRLEPTGGAVYFGGENLKGVRGDKVALHRRRIGVVFQDHQLLQNYTVEENLTFVLRVLGVNQTEWENRVTRSLRLVGLVHKKRAYPEELSVGESQRVAIARALVGDPQVILADEPTGNLDPANALAVLEIFKAVHARGATVLMATHSRELVEAYPQRVVVLKAGQLVRDEKVGAYSLS; encoded by the coding sequence ATGATTCACTTTCACCGGGTCACCCTCGAGTACCCGCGCACCAAAACCAAGGCGCTTTACGAGATCAACCTGGAGATCAAAAAAGGCGAATTTGTGTTCCTGGTGGGGCACTCCGGGGCGGGGAAGTCGAGCTTGCTGGCGCTGATCCTCAAACGGCTCGAGCCCACCGGCGGGGCGGTCTACTTCGGAGGAGAGAATCTTAAGGGGGTGCGCGGGGACAAAGTAGCCCTGCACCGCCGCCGCATCGGGGTGGTGTTCCAGGATCACCAACTGCTGCAGAACTACACCGTCGAGGAGAACCTGACCTTCGTGCTGCGGGTGTTGGGAGTGAACCAAACCGAGTGGGAGAACCGGGTCACGCGAAGTTTGCGGCTGGTCGGGCTGGTGCACAAGAAGCGGGCTTATCCGGAGGAACTCTCGGTGGGGGAGTCCCAGCGGGTGGCCATTGCTCGCGCGTTAGTGGGCGATCCCCAGGTGATCTTGGCCGACGAGCCCACCGGCAACTTAGACCCGGCCAACGCCCTAGCGGTGCTCGAAATCTTCAAGGCCGTTCACGCCCGAGGGGCTACCGTGCTGATGGCGACCCACTCCCGCGAACTGGTGGAGGCTTACCCCCAGCGGGTGGTGGTGCTCAAGGCTGGGCAGCTTGTGCGGGACGAAAAGGTAGGGGCTTACAGCCTGTCGTAG
- a CDS encoding putative ABC transporter permease subunit has protein sequence MLILRYRILWNSLRQSPGTALVGFFLALGLGYLVWSGTGWFLAYLEGTLRSNPVTALVARFQFQVIAERMLGSLLLVLSSSVILSALPNAVAVLFASEDLPLQLALPQPARRVFLFKVGEVFATTALIPTLFVLPILLAFGQHFGAPPLYLVGAPLVAVALFAFPVVVGVALALPLVRYAPAGRAKEWAAAIGAVLGGLLILLLRVLRPEVLLRTNFADPAELDRFLQSFRDVAAPFLPSALAQDALMGLIQGRLEGEFWGLVGLSLLLLAVAGGVAGYAYQQGWVRALEGTVRERGMVRPGFFDRLAGIHLAWALWVRDLRLFFRDANQAAQLILVGVLVLLYTSSLQFIPLPDDNPLLQERIKTVIGFLHLAFQGFVISGVGVRLAYPLYSLEGQGYWMVQTAPVSRAAILLTRFGLALFFLLPLGVLLGYFSPQVIDLRGGLTEISVLLGIAAAIAAAGLGVGLGTAFPRFDAANPAEIPIGTGGLLYMGLALLHSAGLVILAARPVYLSFTQPGLNYLGSPEGGLWLGLLLAFTLLPAGLALLYGYRRMGRSA, from the coding sequence ATGCTCATCTTGCGCTACCGCATCCTCTGGAACTCCCTCCGGCAATCGCCGGGGACAGCTCTGGTGGGATTTTTTTTGGCGCTGGGCCTGGGCTATTTGGTCTGGAGCGGGACCGGGTGGTTTTTGGCCTACCTCGAGGGAACCCTCCGCTCCAACCCGGTGACCGCGCTGGTAGCCCGGTTCCAGTTCCAGGTGATCGCCGAGCGGATGCTGGGCAGCCTGCTGTTGGTGTTGTCCTCGTCGGTGATCTTATCGGCGTTGCCCAACGCGGTAGCGGTGCTTTTTGCCTCGGAGGACTTACCCCTGCAGTTGGCCCTGCCACAACCCGCCCGGAGGGTTTTTCTCTTTAAGGTCGGGGAGGTTTTCGCCACCACCGCACTCATCCCGACCCTCTTTGTGCTGCCGATCCTCTTGGCCTTTGGCCAACACTTCGGCGCGCCCCCGCTATATCTGGTAGGAGCACCCTTGGTTGCCGTGGCGCTTTTCGCCTTCCCGGTGGTGGTGGGGGTGGCACTGGCCTTGCCGCTGGTACGCTATGCCCCAGCAGGTCGGGCCAAGGAGTGGGCAGCGGCCATCGGGGCGGTGCTGGGCGGGCTATTGATCCTGCTGTTGCGGGTGCTGCGGCCCGAGGTCTTGCTAAGGACCAACTTCGCTGACCCTGCCGAACTCGACCGCTTCCTCCAGAGCTTCCGCGATGTAGCAGCGCCGTTCCTGCCTTCCGCGCTGGCCCAGGATGCCTTGATGGGGCTTATTCAGGGTCGGCTCGAGGGCGAATTCTGGGGGTTGGTGGGGCTTTCCCTATTGCTATTGGCAGTGGCCGGGGGGGTGGCCGGGTATGCCTACCAACAAGGCTGGGTACGGGCCTTGGAGGGCACCGTACGCGAGCGGGGCATGGTGCGGCCTGGCTTTTTCGACCGGCTCGCCGGGATCCACCTGGCCTGGGCCTTGTGGGTACGCGATCTGCGGCTTTTCTTCCGCGATGCCAACCAAGCCGCTCAGCTTATCCTGGTGGGGGTGCTGGTTCTGCTCTACACCAGCAGCTTGCAGTTCATCCCGCTGCCCGACGACAACCCCCTGCTCCAGGAGCGGATCAAGACCGTGATCGGTTTCCTCCATCTGGCCTTTCAGGGGTTCGTGATCTCGGGGGTGGGGGTTCGCTTGGCTTACCCGCTCTACTCGCTCGAGGGCCAGGGCTACTGGATGGTGCAGACCGCCCCGGTCTCGCGGGCGGCCATCTTGCTCACCCGCTTCGGCTTGGCCCTCTTCTTTCTGCTACCGCTGGGGGTCTTGCTGGGCTACTTCTCCCCGCAAGTGATCGACCTGCGCGGAGGTCTGACCGAGATTTCGGTGCTCTTGGGTATCGCTGCGGCCATAGCCGCAGCCGGGCTAGGGGTAGGGCTGGGCACCGCCTTCCCCCGCTTCGACGCGGCGAACCCCGCAGAGATCCCGATCGGCACGGGCGGGTTATTGTATATGGGCCTCGCGCTGTTGCACTCAGCAGGCTTGGTGATCCTGGCCGCGAGGCCGGTGTACTTATCCTTCACCCAGCCGGGCCTCAATTACCTGGGCTCGCCCGAGGGCGGACTGTGGTTGGGGCTTCTGCTGGCCTTTACCCTCCTCCCAGCGGGGCTGGCGCTGCTTTACGGTTATAGGCGGATGGGCCGCTCGGCTTGA
- a CDS encoding AzlC family ABC transporter permease, giving the protein MELSPDESHPAESRKAASEGVRDVWPSLLGVVPFGLITGAAGTGAGLSVLQTVTSSVLLFAGASQLAAYQLMGAGAPVLVIVLTVAVVNLRYVMYSASLAQYLVGWKPWWKVLGAYILVDQVYALALHRFREGHLSRPLPRWVYYITGSVLTWLVWQVAVLMGAWLGAKVPPSWSLDFAIPLSFLAMVFAAIRDRPTALAALASGMVAMFAATLPYNLGLIVAALVGIGAGMGLERRQHG; this is encoded by the coding sequence ATGGAGTTATCCCCCGATGAATCCCACCCTGCTGAATCTCGAAAAGCCGCCTCCGAAGGGGTTAGGGACGTCTGGCCGAGCTTGCTGGGAGTGGTGCCCTTCGGTCTTATTACCGGGGCAGCGGGAACTGGGGCGGGGCTCAGCGTCCTGCAAACGGTGACTTCCTCAGTGCTGCTCTTCGCTGGAGCCTCGCAACTCGCGGCCTATCAGCTCATGGGGGCGGGTGCCCCTGTGCTGGTAATCGTCTTGACGGTGGCGGTGGTCAACCTGCGGTACGTGATGTATAGCGCCTCGTTAGCCCAGTACCTGGTAGGCTGGAAACCCTGGTGGAAGGTTCTGGGGGCCTATATTTTGGTGGATCAGGTGTATGCGCTGGCGCTTCACCGTTTTCGCGAAGGGCACCTCTCGAGGCCCCTGCCCCGCTGGGTCTACTACATCACCGGCTCGGTGCTGACCTGGCTGGTCTGGCAGGTCGCGGTGCTGATGGGGGCCTGGCTGGGGGCTAAGGTTCCCCCCTCCTGGTCGTTAGACTTTGCCATCCCGCTCTCCTTCCTAGCGATGGTCTTCGCGGCTATCCGAGATCGCCCTACCGCGCTGGCGGCTTTAGCGAGTGGGATGGTGGCGATGTTCGCTGCAACCCTGCCTTACAACCTGGGGTTGATCGTGGCTGCGCTGGTGGGGATCGGGGCGGGGATGGGGCTCGAGCGGAGACAGCATGGCTGA
- a CDS encoding glycerate kinase type-2 family protein has product MRALLEASFRHALAATHPTDLTRAALPEERPALILAVGKAAVPMLEACVSLRESSEVTLQRYPNVPYLATPKADPTFKPSNSGAILPAAHPIPDERSVRAAARALELASRLQPHDLLLVLVSGGGSALWCLPEGISLAEKQALNQALLRSGASIQEINAVRKHCSRIKGGGLVRATQARVLALLLSDVPGDDLSVIASGPTTADPSTFAEALEVLERYRIEAPAAKAHLERGLRGELPETLKPGDPALARVENRLVGGNQTFLEAARAYWEAHGYRTLLLSDRFGGEARELAGFHAALVQSIRAHGTPVRPPVVLLSGGEATVTVRGSGQGGRNQEFLLGLLYQLGPEGVWALAADTDGIDGNTEAAGAFLTPDSWARAQAQGLSIKEHLERNDSYGFFSRLGDLLVTGPTQNNLNDYRAIVLE; this is encoded by the coding sequence ATGCGAGCCCTCCTGGAAGCCAGCTTCCGCCACGCCCTGGCCGCCACCCATCCCACCGACCTCACCCGAGCGGCTTTGCCCGAGGAGCGACCCGCCCTGATCTTGGCGGTGGGCAAGGCGGCTGTGCCCATGCTCGAGGCCTGTGTTTCGCTGCGCGAAAGCAGCGAGGTTACCCTCCAGCGCTACCCGAATGTCCCCTACCTAGCCACACCCAAAGCCGACCCCACCTTTAAACCCTCGAACAGCGGAGCCATCCTCCCTGCCGCCCACCCCATCCCCGACGAGCGAAGCGTGCGGGCCGCGGCGCGGGCGCTCGAGCTGGCTTCCCGGCTGCAACCCCATGACCTCCTGCTGGTGCTCGTTTCGGGCGGCGGGAGCGCTTTGTGGTGCTTGCCCGAGGGGATCTCGCTGGCCGAGAAGCAGGCTTTGAACCAGGCCCTGCTGCGCTCAGGGGCCAGCATCCAGGAGATAAACGCGGTACGCAAACACTGCTCGCGCATCAAGGGCGGGGGGCTGGTGCGGGCCACCCAGGCCAGGGTTTTGGCTTTGCTCCTCTCCGACGTGCCGGGCGACGATCTCTCGGTGATCGCCTCGGGGCCTACCACCGCCGATCCCAGCACCTTCGCCGAGGCGCTGGAAGTGCTCGAGCGCTACCGGATCGAAGCCCCGGCGGCGAAAGCCCACCTCGAGCGCGGCCTGCGGGGAGAACTCCCCGAAACCCTCAAACCCGGCGACCCGGCGCTCGCCCGGGTGGAAAACCGCTTGGTGGGGGGGAACCAAACCTTTTTGGAGGCGGCCCGGGCCTACTGGGAAGCCCACGGTTACCGGACCCTGCTCCTCTCCGACCGCTTCGGCGGCGAGGCGCGGGAGCTGGCCGGTTTTCACGCCGCTTTGGTGCAGAGCATCCGCGCCCATGGAACCCCGGTGCGCCCCCCGGTGGTGCTCCTCTCGGGGGGCGAGGCTACCGTGACGGTGCGGGGATCAGGCCAAGGCGGGCGCAACCAGGAGTTTTTGCTGGGATTGCTCTACCAGCTAGGGCCAGAAGGGGTCTGGGCCTTAGCCGCCGACACCGACGGCATAGACGGCAACACCGAAGCCGCCGGGGCTTTCCTCACCCCCGACTCTTGGGCTAGAGCCCAGGCGCAAGGGCTAAGCATCAAGGAGCATCTCGAGCGCAACGATTCCTATGGCTTTTTCTCCCGGCTGGGCGATCTGTTGGTTACCGGCCCAACCCAGAACAACCTGAACGACTATCGGGCGATCGTGCTCGAGTAG
- a CDS encoding ABC transporter ATP-binding protein: protein MIRLEHLAKQYGTFWALEDLSLEVNPGETLALLGPNGAGKSTSIKALVGLLKPSRGRALLGGVDVWKEPVRAKRLFGYVPDRPYLYGKLSGLELLRFAAGIYRIPKEKAEARIEQLLVEFRLERFASSLIETYSHGMRQKLSLAMALLHEPPVLILDEPMVGLDPHAARLVKDLLQSYSKASRAVLYATHQLYLAEQVADRVALVHRGRLLALGTPQDLLRQHGSTDLEEFFLRLTEDAQADAPTNP, encoded by the coding sequence ATGATCCGGCTCGAGCACCTGGCGAAGCAATACGGAACATTCTGGGCTCTCGAAGATCTGAGCCTGGAGGTGAACCCCGGTGAGACCCTGGCCCTTTTGGGCCCCAACGGAGCCGGGAAAAGCACCAGCATCAAAGCGCTGGTGGGGCTTTTGAAGCCCAGCCGGGGCCGGGCGCTATTAGGCGGGGTGGACGTGTGGAAGGAGCCGGTGCGGGCCAAGCGGCTTTTCGGTTATGTGCCCGATCGGCCTTACTTGTACGGGAAGCTCTCCGGGCTCGAGCTATTGCGCTTCGCCGCCGGGATCTACCGAATACCCAAGGAAAAAGCGGAAGCCCGCATCGAGCAACTGCTGGTGGAATTCCGGCTGGAGCGCTTTGCTTCCAGCTTGATCGAAACCTATTCCCACGGGATGCGGCAAAAGCTCTCCTTGGCCATGGCCTTGCTACACGAACCCCCGGTGCTGATCCTCGACGAGCCGATGGTGGGCCTCGATCCCCACGCAGCGCGCCTGGTCAAGGACCTGCTGCAAAGCTACTCCAAAGCCTCCCGGGCGGTGCTTTACGCCACCCACCAGCTCTACCTAGCCGAACAGGTAGCCGACCGGGTCGCACTCGTGCACCGGGGGCGGCTCTTGGCTTTAGGTACGCCCCAAGACCTGCTCCGACAGCACGGAAGCACCGACCTCGAGGAGTTTTTCTTGCGGCTCACCGAAGATGCCCAAGCCGACGCCCCGACCAACCCTTAG